One window of Candidatus Margulisiibacteriota bacterium genomic DNA carries:
- a CDS encoding Trk family potassium uptake protein, translated as MAQKRHLFSANQVFVLGFLSTIFIGALLLMLPFSQAKPVVWIDALFTSASATCVTGLATIDISTALTLWGKIIVLMLIQIGGLGIMTYSVFFALLLKKEIQGKTSTQLQSLMDINDVNQLRAIVIAIIKYTAIIEIFGATILYNSSSLQHFGMLKRMFYAVFHSISAFCNAGFGLFSDSLAGIQSPLFLLCICLLIILGGLGFEVHFDLKSFNILKPIKSIKKLNVHSRIVLTVTFWLLVVGTGLVFFLEYFGALAGFSLGNKLLHSFFLSVSSRTAGFNTLSIGMLHLPTIFMLFIFMYIGASPGSTGGGIKTSTFGILWLKVRQILLMKKDVEAFGRKIPESNVTKALAVLFLSLMILSVFIFLLLIVDKEHSLHELIFEAISAFGTVGLSTGITPMLNEHAKLIIILLMLVGRVGPLTLAYSLTRKQKQIKYSLPEEKVLVG; from the coding sequence ATGGCTCAAAAACGACATTTATTTTCTGCAAATCAAGTATTTGTCTTAGGTTTCTTATCAACAATATTTATTGGCGCATTATTATTGATGCTCCCGTTTTCACAAGCGAAGCCTGTTGTTTGGATTGATGCCTTGTTTACGTCTGCGTCAGCTACCTGTGTAACCGGGCTGGCTACGATCGACATATCTACTGCCTTAACGCTATGGGGAAAAATAATTGTTTTAATGCTTATACAAATTGGTGGATTGGGCATCATGACCTATTCGGTATTTTTTGCCTTGTTGTTGAAGAAAGAAATCCAAGGGAAGACCTCTACACAGCTTCAAAGCCTGATGGACATTAACGATGTCAATCAGCTACGCGCTATAGTTATTGCTATAATAAAATACACCGCAATTATCGAGATCTTTGGCGCTACTATTTTATATAATTCAAGCTCTCTTCAGCATTTTGGGATGCTTAAAAGAATGTTTTATGCAGTTTTTCATTCTATTTCTGCGTTCTGTAATGCTGGTTTTGGCCTGTTCTCAGATAGTTTAGCCGGCATACAGTCTCCATTGTTCCTTCTTTGTATTTGTTTGTTAATTATATTGGGTGGTTTGGGCTTTGAAGTTCATTTCGATTTAAAGTCATTTAATATTTTAAAACCTATAAAATCGATCAAAAAACTTAATGTCCATTCAAGGATTGTTCTTACTGTAACCTTTTGGTTGCTAGTTGTCGGTACGGGACTGGTGTTTTTCCTCGAGTATTTTGGTGCATTGGCAGGCTTTTCACTCGGGAATAAGTTGCTTCATTCATTTTTCCTTTCTGTGTCGAGCAGGACTGCCGGTTTTAATACTCTATCTATCGGCATGCTTCACCTCCCGACAATTTTTATGTTATTTATTTTCATGTATATCGGGGCGTCTCCCGGATCAACCGGAGGCGGGATAAAAACCTCGACCTTCGGAATCTTGTGGCTTAAAGTAAGGCAAATACTTTTAATGAAAAAAGATGTTGAAGCCTTTGGCAGAAAGATACCTGAGAGTAATGTTACCAAAGCCCTGGCTGTTTTGTTTCTATCTTTAATGATACTCTCTGTTTTTATTTTCCTTCTTTTGATTGTTGATAAAGAGCATAGCTTGCATGAATTAATATTTGAAGCTATTTCAGCCTTTGGAACAGTAGGGTTGTCAACTGGAATAACGCCTATGCTTAACGAACACGCAAAACTGATTATTATATTGTTGATGTTGGTTGGAAGAGTTGGTCCACTTACATTGGCTTATTCGTTAACCAGAAAACAAAAGCAAATAAAATATTCTTTACCTGAAGAGAAAGTTTTAGTAGGATGA